In the Sarcophilus harrisii chromosome 1, mSarHar1.11, whole genome shotgun sequence genome, one interval contains:
- the MBD4 gene encoding methyl-CpG-binding domain protein 4 isoform X1 — MGDDERKLVTEEREEITPQLQELNASIHCDGGTIMEHSKSVPCGWERIVKQRLSGKTAGKYDVYFISPEGVKLRSKSLLACYLHKSGETSLKPEDFDFRAPPKSDTPSGLPHASKEALAAQFQGEQSCLSPKQKLRTPHRKEKDALPLPCKVSQVQDQNSELSRFTSKPRLQKGADVSDSQNLKTPTGKATATKGSHMKEAKKRARKGHSGCSQRQKRAASGKGAISIAQDKHLEKPLCCSDDRMSNMNIKTTEEEEKELINKIYASGSHAQMHTAHGTCTENALGASEVSEYKEKSGRTSGGSEKTFIETGEKKEHLHADILKCNSEIDSSSSQDEKDLTFVPTFQENIIQRPQVERRKTSQYFSNKYNQEALSPPRRKLFKKWTPPRSPFNLVQETLFHDPWKLLIATIFLNRTSGKMAIPVLWEFLEKYPSAEVARAADWKEVSELLKPLGLYDLRAKTIIKFSDEYLTKQWKYPIELHGIGKYGNDSYRIFCVNEWKQVRNLHSHSLKERHSLQPKVHPQDHKLNKYHDWLWENHEKLSLS; from the exons ATGGGAGATGATGAAAGGAAGTTAGtgacagaagaaagagaagaaataactCCCCAATTACAGGAACTTAATGCCAGCATTCACTGCGATGGTGGCACTATCATGGAGCATTCTAAGTCTGTTCCTTGTGGATGGGAAAGGATTGTCAAACAAAGATTATCTggaaaaactgctggaaaataTGATGTTTATTTTATCAG tcctGAGGGAGTGAAGCTTAGATCCAAAAGTTTACTTGCATGTTACCTTCATAAAAGTGGAGAGACTTCTCTTAAGCCAGAAGATTTTGACTTCCGGGCCCCTCCCAAGAGTGACACTCCTTCAGGACTCCCACATGCCAGTAAGGAAGCTCTGGCAGCCCAGTTCCAGGGGGAGCAGAGCTGCCTGAGCCCAAAACAAAAGCTGAGGACGCCtcacaggaaagagaaagatgcACTTCCTCTCCCATGTAAGGTTTCACAGGTGCAGGACCAGAATAGCGAACTGTCTCGCTTCACTTCCAAGCCAAGGCTCCAGAAGGGTGCTGATGTCAGTGACTCCCAGAATCTGAAAACACCCACAGGAAAGGCAACAGCTACAAAAGGGAGTCACATGAAGGAAGCTAAGAAAAGGGCCAGAAAAGGTCATTCTGGCTGCagtcagagacagaaaagggCAGCATCTGGTAAAGGAGCTATTTCCATTGCACAAGACAAGCACCTTGAGAAACCCCTTTGCTGTTCTGATGACAGAATGAGTAACATGAATATAAAAAcgacagaggaagaagaaaaagaactgataaataaaatatatgcttcaGGCTCACATGCCCAGATGCATACTGCACATGGAACTTGTACAGAAAATGCATTAGGTGCCAGTGAAGTttcagaatataaagaaaagagtgGGCGTACTTCTGGAGGATCTGAAAAGACCTTTAtagaaactggagaaaaaaaggaacatttgcatgctgacattttaaaatgtaattctgAAATAGACAGTAGCAGCTCCCAGGATGAAAAAGATTTGACTTTTGTGCCGACATTTCAAG AAAACATCATCCAGCGACCAcaagtggagagaaggaaaaccAGCCAGTATTTCTCCAACAAATATAACCAAGAAG CCCTTAGTCCACCTCGACGGAAACTGTTTAAAAAGTGGACTCCCCCTCGgtccccttttaatcttgtccAGGAAACACTCTTTCACGACCCATGGAAGCTCCTCATTGCTACTATATTTCTCAATAGGACTTCAG GCAAGATGGCAATACCTGTGCTCTGGGAATTTCTGGAGAAGTACCCTTCAGCCGAGGTGGCGAGAGCTGCAGACTGGAAGGAAGTGTCCGAGCTGCTCAAGCCTCTCGGGCTCTACGATCTCAGAGCCAAAACCATCATCAAATTCTCAG ATGAATATCTGACCAAGCAGTGGAAGTACCCGATCGAGCTGCATGGGATTGGAAAATACGGCAATGACTCCTACAGAATTTTTTGTGTCAATGAGTGGAAGCAGGTGAGGAACCTCCATAGCCACAGCCTTAAGGAGCGCCACTCCCTTCAACCAAAG GTCCATCCTCAAGACCACAAGTTAAATAAATATCATGACTGGCTCtgggaaaatcatgaaaaactaaGTCTTAGTTAA
- the MBD4 gene encoding methyl-CpG-binding domain protein 4 isoform X3, producing MGDDERKLVTEEREEITPQLQELNASIHCDGGTIMEHSKSVPCGWERIVKQRLSGKTAGKYDVYFISPEGVKLRSKSLLACYLHKSGETSLKPEDFDFRAPPKSDTPSGLPHASKEALAAQFQGEQSCLSPKQKLRTPHRKEKDALPLPCKVSQVQDQNSELSRFTSKPRLQKGADVSDSQNLKTPTGKATATKGSHMKEAKKRARKGHSGCSQRQKRAASGKGAISIAQDKHLEKPLCCSDDRMSNMNIKTTEEEEKELINKIYASGSHAQMHTAHGTCTENALGASEVSEYKEKSGRTSGGSEKTFIETGEKKEHLHADILKCNSEIDSSSSQDEKDLTFVPTFQENIIQRPQVERRKTSQYFSNKYNQEGKMAIPVLWEFLEKYPSAEVARAADWKEVSELLKPLGLYDLRAKTIIKFSDEYLTKQWKYPIELHGIGKYGNDSYRIFCVNEWKQVRNLHSHSLKERHSLQPKVHPQDHKLNKYHDWLWENHEKLSLS from the exons ATGGGAGATGATGAAAGGAAGTTAGtgacagaagaaagagaagaaataactCCCCAATTACAGGAACTTAATGCCAGCATTCACTGCGATGGTGGCACTATCATGGAGCATTCTAAGTCTGTTCCTTGTGGATGGGAAAGGATTGTCAAACAAAGATTATCTggaaaaactgctggaaaataTGATGTTTATTTTATCAG tcctGAGGGAGTGAAGCTTAGATCCAAAAGTTTACTTGCATGTTACCTTCATAAAAGTGGAGAGACTTCTCTTAAGCCAGAAGATTTTGACTTCCGGGCCCCTCCCAAGAGTGACACTCCTTCAGGACTCCCACATGCCAGTAAGGAAGCTCTGGCAGCCCAGTTCCAGGGGGAGCAGAGCTGCCTGAGCCCAAAACAAAAGCTGAGGACGCCtcacaggaaagagaaagatgcACTTCCTCTCCCATGTAAGGTTTCACAGGTGCAGGACCAGAATAGCGAACTGTCTCGCTTCACTTCCAAGCCAAGGCTCCAGAAGGGTGCTGATGTCAGTGACTCCCAGAATCTGAAAACACCCACAGGAAAGGCAACAGCTACAAAAGGGAGTCACATGAAGGAAGCTAAGAAAAGGGCCAGAAAAGGTCATTCTGGCTGCagtcagagacagaaaagggCAGCATCTGGTAAAGGAGCTATTTCCATTGCACAAGACAAGCACCTTGAGAAACCCCTTTGCTGTTCTGATGACAGAATGAGTAACATGAATATAAAAAcgacagaggaagaagaaaaagaactgataaataaaatatatgcttcaGGCTCACATGCCCAGATGCATACTGCACATGGAACTTGTACAGAAAATGCATTAGGTGCCAGTGAAGTttcagaatataaagaaaagagtgGGCGTACTTCTGGAGGATCTGAAAAGACCTTTAtagaaactggagaaaaaaaggaacatttgcatgctgacattttaaaatgtaattctgAAATAGACAGTAGCAGCTCCCAGGATGAAAAAGATTTGACTTTTGTGCCGACATTTCAAG AAAACATCATCCAGCGACCAcaagtggagagaaggaaaaccAGCCAGTATTTCTCCAACAAATATAACCAAGAAG GCAAGATGGCAATACCTGTGCTCTGGGAATTTCTGGAGAAGTACCCTTCAGCCGAGGTGGCGAGAGCTGCAGACTGGAAGGAAGTGTCCGAGCTGCTCAAGCCTCTCGGGCTCTACGATCTCAGAGCCAAAACCATCATCAAATTCTCAG ATGAATATCTGACCAAGCAGTGGAAGTACCCGATCGAGCTGCATGGGATTGGAAAATACGGCAATGACTCCTACAGAATTTTTTGTGTCAATGAGTGGAAGCAGGTGAGGAACCTCCATAGCCACAGCCTTAAGGAGCGCCACTCCCTTCAACCAAAG GTCCATCCTCAAGACCACAAGTTAAATAAATATCATGACTGGCTCtgggaaaatcatgaaaaactaaGTCTTAGTTAA
- the MBD4 gene encoding methyl-CpG-binding domain protein 4 isoform X2, producing the protein MGDDERKLVTEEREEITPQLQELNASIHCDGGTIMEHSKSVPCGWERIVKQRLSGKTAGKYDVYFISPEGVKLRSKSLLACYLHKSGETSLKPEDFDFRAPPKSDTPSGLPHASKEALAAQFQGEQSCLSPKQKLRTPHRKEKDALPLPCKVSQVQDQNSELSRFTSKPRLQKGADVSDSQNLKTPTGKATATKGSHMKEAKKRARKGHSGCSQRQKRAASGKGAISIAQDKHLEKPLCCSDDRMSNMNIKTTEEEEKELINKIYASGSHAQMHTAHGTCTENALGASEVSEYKEKSGRTSGGSEKTFIETGEKKEHLHADILKCNSEIDSSSSQDEKDLTFVPTFQENIIQRPQVERRKTSQYFSNKYNQEALSPPRRKLFKKWTPPRSPFNLVQETLFHDPWKLLIATIFLNRTSGKMAIPVLWEFLEKYPSAEVARAADWKEVSELLKPLGLYDLRAKTIIKFSDEYLTKQWKYPIELHGIGKYGNDSYRIFCVNEWKQVHPQDHKLNKYHDWLWENHEKLSLS; encoded by the exons ATGGGAGATGATGAAAGGAAGTTAGtgacagaagaaagagaagaaataactCCCCAATTACAGGAACTTAATGCCAGCATTCACTGCGATGGTGGCACTATCATGGAGCATTCTAAGTCTGTTCCTTGTGGATGGGAAAGGATTGTCAAACAAAGATTATCTggaaaaactgctggaaaataTGATGTTTATTTTATCAG tcctGAGGGAGTGAAGCTTAGATCCAAAAGTTTACTTGCATGTTACCTTCATAAAAGTGGAGAGACTTCTCTTAAGCCAGAAGATTTTGACTTCCGGGCCCCTCCCAAGAGTGACACTCCTTCAGGACTCCCACATGCCAGTAAGGAAGCTCTGGCAGCCCAGTTCCAGGGGGAGCAGAGCTGCCTGAGCCCAAAACAAAAGCTGAGGACGCCtcacaggaaagagaaagatgcACTTCCTCTCCCATGTAAGGTTTCACAGGTGCAGGACCAGAATAGCGAACTGTCTCGCTTCACTTCCAAGCCAAGGCTCCAGAAGGGTGCTGATGTCAGTGACTCCCAGAATCTGAAAACACCCACAGGAAAGGCAACAGCTACAAAAGGGAGTCACATGAAGGAAGCTAAGAAAAGGGCCAGAAAAGGTCATTCTGGCTGCagtcagagacagaaaagggCAGCATCTGGTAAAGGAGCTATTTCCATTGCACAAGACAAGCACCTTGAGAAACCCCTTTGCTGTTCTGATGACAGAATGAGTAACATGAATATAAAAAcgacagaggaagaagaaaaagaactgataaataaaatatatgcttcaGGCTCACATGCCCAGATGCATACTGCACATGGAACTTGTACAGAAAATGCATTAGGTGCCAGTGAAGTttcagaatataaagaaaagagtgGGCGTACTTCTGGAGGATCTGAAAAGACCTTTAtagaaactggagaaaaaaaggaacatttgcatgctgacattttaaaatgtaattctgAAATAGACAGTAGCAGCTCCCAGGATGAAAAAGATTTGACTTTTGTGCCGACATTTCAAG AAAACATCATCCAGCGACCAcaagtggagagaaggaaaaccAGCCAGTATTTCTCCAACAAATATAACCAAGAAG CCCTTAGTCCACCTCGACGGAAACTGTTTAAAAAGTGGACTCCCCCTCGgtccccttttaatcttgtccAGGAAACACTCTTTCACGACCCATGGAAGCTCCTCATTGCTACTATATTTCTCAATAGGACTTCAG GCAAGATGGCAATACCTGTGCTCTGGGAATTTCTGGAGAAGTACCCTTCAGCCGAGGTGGCGAGAGCTGCAGACTGGAAGGAAGTGTCCGAGCTGCTCAAGCCTCTCGGGCTCTACGATCTCAGAGCCAAAACCATCATCAAATTCTCAG ATGAATATCTGACCAAGCAGTGGAAGTACCCGATCGAGCTGCATGGGATTGGAAAATACGGCAATGACTCCTACAGAATTTTTTGTGTCAATGAGTGGAAGCAG GTCCATCCTCAAGACCACAAGTTAAATAAATATCATGACTGGCTCtgggaaaatcatgaaaaactaaGTCTTAGTTAA